In the genome of Budorcas taxicolor isolate Tak-1 chromosome 23, Takin1.1, whole genome shotgun sequence, one region contains:
- the STAMBPL1 gene encoding AMSH-like protease isoform X2: MDQPLTVNSLKKLAAMPDHTDVSLTPEERVRALSKLGGNITINEDITPRRYFRSGVEMERMASVYLEEGNLESAFVLYNKFITLFVEKLPNHRDYQQCAVPEKQDIMKKLKEIAFPRTDELKKDLLKKYNVEYQEYLQSKNKYKAEILKRLEHQRLIEAERKRIAQMRQQQLESEQFSIFEDQLKKQELARSQELARSQLRSQETPARSEQIDGSALSCFSTHQNNSLLNARVDQSNKSDATSYAGHLPPVSRALKPAAALSAVQNFVVEGLRCVVLSRDLCYRFLLLAESNTVRGIETCGILCGKLTHNEFTITHLIVPKQSAGPDYCDVENVEELFSVQDQHDLLTLGWIHTHPTQTAFLSSVDLHTHCSYQLMLPEAIAIVCSPKHKDTGIFRLTDAGMVEVSTCKKKGFHPHTKDPRLFSVCRHVLVKDIKIIVLDLR, encoded by the exons ATGGATCAGCCATTAACTGTGAACTCCCTG AAAAAGTTAGCTGCGATGCCAGACCACACGGATGTCTCCCTCACCCCAGAAGAACGAGTCCGTGCCCTAAGCAAGCTGGGCGGGAACATCACCATCAATGAAGATATCACTCCACGCCGCTACTTTAGATCCGGAGTAGAAATGGAGAGGATGGCGTCTGTGTATTTGGAAGAAGGAAACCTGGAAAGTGCATTTGTCCTCTATAATAAATTTATAAC tTTATTTGTAGAAAAGCTTCCCAACCATCGGGATTACCAGCAATGTGCAGTACCCGAAAAGCAAGATATTATGAAG aaactgaaggaGATTGCATTCCCAAGGACAGATGAATTGAAAAAGGaccttttaaagaaatacaacGTAGAATACCAAGaatatttgcaaagcaaa AACAAATACAAAGCTGAAATCCTCAAAAGACTGGAGCATCAGAGGTTGATTGAGGCGGAAAGGAAGAGGATCGCCCAGATGCGCCAGCAGCAGCTGGAGTCAGAGCAGTTTTCGATTTTTGAAGATCAGCTCAAGAAGCAGGAATTAGCCCGGAGTCAGGAATTAGCCCGGAGTCAGCTGCGAAGCCAGGAAACGCCGGCACGGTCAGAGCAGATCGATGGCAGTGCTTTGTCCTGCTTTTCCACACACCAGAACAATTCCTTGCTGAATGCACGTGTAGATCAGTCTAATAAAAGTGACGCAACCAGTTATGCTGGCCACTTACCTCCCGTCAGCAGGGCCTTAAAGCCAGCTGCCGCTCTAAGTGCTGTTCAGA ATTTCGTGGTTGAAGGACTGAGATGCGTCGTTTTATCAAGAGATCTTTGCTACAGATTTCTGCTGCTGGCAGAATCCAATACAGTGAGAGGAATAGAAACCTGTGGAATACTCTGTGGGAAGCTG ACACATAATGAATTTACTATTACCCACTTAATAGTGCCAAAGCAGTCTGCGGGCCCAGACTATTGTGATGTGGAGAATGTAGAAGAATTATTCAGTGTTCAGGACCAACATGATCTCCTCACCCTGGGGTGGATCCAT acACATCCAACCCAGACTGCATTCTTATCCAGTGTTGATCTCCACACTCACTGTTCCTATCAGCTCATGTTGCCAGAGGCCATTGCCATCGTCTGTTCCCCAAAGCATAAAGA CACCGGCATCTTCAGGCTCACTGATGCTGGCATGGTTGAGGTTTCCACTTGTAAAAAGAAGGGCTTTCATCCACACACCAAGGACCCCAGGCTGTTCAGT GTCTGCAGACATGtgttggtgaaagacataaagaTAATCGTGCTGGATCTGAGGTGA
- the STAMBPL1 gene encoding AMSH-like protease isoform X1 produces MDQPLTVNSLKKLAAMPDHTDVSLTPEERVRALSKLGGNITINEDITPRRYFRSGVEMERMASVYLEEGNLESAFVLYNKFITLFVEKLPNHRDYQQCAVPEKQDIMKKLKEIAFPRTDELKKDLLKKYNVEYQEYLQSKNKYKAEILKRLEHQRLIEAERKRIAQMRQQQLESEQFSIFEDQLKKQELARSQELARSQLRSQETPARSEQIDGSALSCFSTHQNNSLLNARVDQSNKSDATSYAGHLPPVSRALKPAAALSAVQNFVVEGLRCVVLSRDLCYRFLLLAESNTVRGIETCGILCGKLTHNEFTITHLIVPKQSAGPDYCDVENVEELFSVQDQHDLLTLGWIHTHPTQTAFLSSVDLHTHCSYQLMLPEAIAIVCSPKHKDTGIFRLTDAGMVEVSTCKKKGFHPHTKDPRLFSTCVGERHKDNRAGSEVIRSAD; encoded by the exons ATGGATCAGCCATTAACTGTGAACTCCCTG AAAAAGTTAGCTGCGATGCCAGACCACACGGATGTCTCCCTCACCCCAGAAGAACGAGTCCGTGCCCTAAGCAAGCTGGGCGGGAACATCACCATCAATGAAGATATCACTCCACGCCGCTACTTTAGATCCGGAGTAGAAATGGAGAGGATGGCGTCTGTGTATTTGGAAGAAGGAAACCTGGAAAGTGCATTTGTCCTCTATAATAAATTTATAAC tTTATTTGTAGAAAAGCTTCCCAACCATCGGGATTACCAGCAATGTGCAGTACCCGAAAAGCAAGATATTATGAAG aaactgaaggaGATTGCATTCCCAAGGACAGATGAATTGAAAAAGGaccttttaaagaaatacaacGTAGAATACCAAGaatatttgcaaagcaaa AACAAATACAAAGCTGAAATCCTCAAAAGACTGGAGCATCAGAGGTTGATTGAGGCGGAAAGGAAGAGGATCGCCCAGATGCGCCAGCAGCAGCTGGAGTCAGAGCAGTTTTCGATTTTTGAAGATCAGCTCAAGAAGCAGGAATTAGCCCGGAGTCAGGAATTAGCCCGGAGTCAGCTGCGAAGCCAGGAAACGCCGGCACGGTCAGAGCAGATCGATGGCAGTGCTTTGTCCTGCTTTTCCACACACCAGAACAATTCCTTGCTGAATGCACGTGTAGATCAGTCTAATAAAAGTGACGCAACCAGTTATGCTGGCCACTTACCTCCCGTCAGCAGGGCCTTAAAGCCAGCTGCCGCTCTAAGTGCTGTTCAGA ATTTCGTGGTTGAAGGACTGAGATGCGTCGTTTTATCAAGAGATCTTTGCTACAGATTTCTGCTGCTGGCAGAATCCAATACAGTGAGAGGAATAGAAACCTGTGGAATACTCTGTGGGAAGCTG ACACATAATGAATTTACTATTACCCACTTAATAGTGCCAAAGCAGTCTGCGGGCCCAGACTATTGTGATGTGGAGAATGTAGAAGAATTATTCAGTGTTCAGGACCAACATGATCTCCTCACCCTGGGGTGGATCCAT acACATCCAACCCAGACTGCATTCTTATCCAGTGTTGATCTCCACACTCACTGTTCCTATCAGCTCATGTTGCCAGAGGCCATTGCCATCGTCTGTTCCCCAAAGCATAAAGA CACCGGCATCTTCAGGCTCACTGATGCTGGCATGGTTGAGGTTTCCACTTGTAAAAAGAAGGGCTTTCATCCACACACCAAGGACCCCAGGCTGTTCAGT ACATGtgttggtgaaagacataaagaTAATCGTGCTGGATCTGAGGTGATACGTTCTGCAGATTAG